One Chaetodon trifascialis isolate fChaTrf1 chromosome 12, fChaTrf1.hap1, whole genome shotgun sequence DNA window includes the following coding sequences:
- the gtdc1 gene encoding tRNA-queuosine alpha-mannosyltransferase isoform X1, with amino-acid sequence MQSESSQAASVLLVEAFHGGSHKQLIDLLKENIDRCAVFTLPAKKWHWRARTAALHFSQTIPTSPSYRVLFTSSVLNLCELVALRPDLACLKKVLYFHENQLVYPVRKDQERDFQYGYNQVLSCLVSDVVVFNSVFNMDSFLSSISSFMKKIPDHRPRDLDLLIRPKCVVLHYPVQFPDVTRLLPKHKLLRSPAETSPADDIVTPQDEQLTPRPEQEDPHQSTSEPRTDQGPVSEDTEDQMKPLHIVWPHRWEHDKNPELFFSTLIKLKERGLHFHLSVLGETFTDPPEVFLEARRLLDCHILNWGFLSSKDDYLQVLCQADVVVSTAKHEFFGVAMLEAVHCGCYPLCPKALVYPEIFPAEYLYSTPEQLCKRLQTLCRRPDVARKHVVKVDTSSFSWTSLKERFESLLAAQRP; translated from the exons AGCTCTCAGGCCGCCAGCGTCCTGCTGGTGGAGGCGTTTCACGGCGGCTctcacaaacagctgatcgacctgctgaaagaaaacatcgACCGCTGCGCCGTCTTCACGCTGCCTGCCAAGAAATGGCACTGGAGGGCGAGAACGGCGGCGCTGCACTTCAGCCAGACCATCCCCACCTCCCCGTCATACAG agTCCTCTTCACCTCTTCGGTCCTGAACCTGTGTGAGCTGGTGGCTCTCAGACCAGATCTGGCCTGTCTGAAGAAGGTTCTGTACTTCCACGAGAACCAGCTGGTTTATCCAGTCCGCAAAGACCAGGAGAGAGATTTCCAGTATGGATATAACCAGGTCCTCTCATG CCTGGTGTCGGACGTGGTGGTGTTTAACTCCGTCTTCAACATGgactccttcctgtcctccatctcctcatTTATGAAGAAGATCCCAGACCACAGACCCAGAGACCTAGACCTGCTGATCCGGCCTAAGTGTGTGGTCCTGCACTACCCGGTCCAGTTCCCTGATGTCACCAG GCTGCTGCCCAAACACAAACTCCTCCGCAGTCCTGCAGAGACGTCTCCTGCTGATGACATCGTCACTCCTCAGGACGAGCAGCTGACGCCACG GCCTGAGCAGGAGGAtccacatcagtccacttcAGAACCCAGAACAGACCAGGGACCAGTGAGCGAGGACACCGAAGACCAGATGAAGCCTCTGCACATTGTGTGGCCTCACAGGTG ggAACACGATAAAAACCCTGAGCTCTTCTTCTCCACTCTGATCAAACTGAAGGAGCGAGGACTCCACTTTCACCTGTCGGTGCTCGGAGAGACTTTCACTGATCCTccag AGGTCTTTCTGGAGGCCAGACGTCTGTTGGACTGTCACATCCTGAACTGGGGTTTCCTGTCCAGTAAAGACGATTACCTACAGGTGTTGTGTCAGGCTGATGTGGTCGTCTCCACCGCCAAACACGAGTTCTTCGGAGTCGCCAT GTTAGAAGCAGTTCACTGTGGCTGTTATCCTCTGTGTCCAAAGGCTTTAGTGTATCCTGAAATATTCCCTg CAGAGTATCTGTACTCCACACCCGAGCAGCTCTGCAAACGGCTGCAGACCCTCTGCAGGAGGCCGGACGTCGCTCGCAAACACGTCGTCAAG GTGgacacctcctccttctcctggaCCTCTCTTAAGGAGCGTTTTGAGAGCCTGCTGGCAGCACAGCGCCCCTGA
- the gtdc1 gene encoding tRNA-queuosine alpha-mannosyltransferase isoform X2 — MQSESSQAASVLLVEAFHGGSHKQLIDLLKENIDRCAVFTLPAKKWHWRARTAALHFSQTIPTSPSYRVLFTSSVLNLCELVALRPDLACLKKVLYFHENQLVYPVRKDQERDFQYGYNQVLSCLVSDVVVFNSVFNMDSFLSSISSFMKKIPDHRPRDLDLLIRPKCVVLHYPVQFPDVTRLLPKHKLLRSPAETSPADDIVTPQDEQLTPRPEQEDPHQSTSEPRTDQGPVSEDTEDQMKPLHIVWPHRWEHDKNPELFFSTLIKLKERGLHFHLSVLGETFTDPPEVFLEARRLLDCHILNWGFLSSKDDYLQVLCQADVVVSTAKHEFFGVAMLEAVHCGCYPLCPKALVYPEIFPEYLYSTPEQLCKRLQTLCRRPDVARKHVVKVDTSSFSWTSLKERFESLLAAQRP, encoded by the exons AGCTCTCAGGCCGCCAGCGTCCTGCTGGTGGAGGCGTTTCACGGCGGCTctcacaaacagctgatcgacctgctgaaagaaaacatcgACCGCTGCGCCGTCTTCACGCTGCCTGCCAAGAAATGGCACTGGAGGGCGAGAACGGCGGCGCTGCACTTCAGCCAGACCATCCCCACCTCCCCGTCATACAG agTCCTCTTCACCTCTTCGGTCCTGAACCTGTGTGAGCTGGTGGCTCTCAGACCAGATCTGGCCTGTCTGAAGAAGGTTCTGTACTTCCACGAGAACCAGCTGGTTTATCCAGTCCGCAAAGACCAGGAGAGAGATTTCCAGTATGGATATAACCAGGTCCTCTCATG CCTGGTGTCGGACGTGGTGGTGTTTAACTCCGTCTTCAACATGgactccttcctgtcctccatctcctcatTTATGAAGAAGATCCCAGACCACAGACCCAGAGACCTAGACCTGCTGATCCGGCCTAAGTGTGTGGTCCTGCACTACCCGGTCCAGTTCCCTGATGTCACCAG GCTGCTGCCCAAACACAAACTCCTCCGCAGTCCTGCAGAGACGTCTCCTGCTGATGACATCGTCACTCCTCAGGACGAGCAGCTGACGCCACG GCCTGAGCAGGAGGAtccacatcagtccacttcAGAACCCAGAACAGACCAGGGACCAGTGAGCGAGGACACCGAAGACCAGATGAAGCCTCTGCACATTGTGTGGCCTCACAGGTG ggAACACGATAAAAACCCTGAGCTCTTCTTCTCCACTCTGATCAAACTGAAGGAGCGAGGACTCCACTTTCACCTGTCGGTGCTCGGAGAGACTTTCACTGATCCTccag AGGTCTTTCTGGAGGCCAGACGTCTGTTGGACTGTCACATCCTGAACTGGGGTTTCCTGTCCAGTAAAGACGATTACCTACAGGTGTTGTGTCAGGCTGATGTGGTCGTCTCCACCGCCAAACACGAGTTCTTCGGAGTCGCCAT GTTAGAAGCAGTTCACTGTGGCTGTTATCCTCTGTGTCCAAAGGCTTTAGTGTATCCTGAAATATTCCCTg AGTATCTGTACTCCACACCCGAGCAGCTCTGCAAACGGCTGCAGACCCTCTGCAGGAGGCCGGACGTCGCTCGCAAACACGTCGTCAAG GTGgacacctcctccttctcctggaCCTCTCTTAAGGAGCGTTTTGAGAGCCTGCTGGCAGCACAGCGCCCCTGA
- the gtdc1 gene encoding tRNA-queuosine alpha-mannosyltransferase isoform X3, with the protein MQSESSQAASVLLVEAFHGGSHKQLIDLLKENIDRCAVFTLPAKKWHWRARTAALHFSQTIPTSPSYRVLFTSSVLNLCELVALRPDLACLKKVLYFHENQLVYPVRKDQERDFQYGYNQVLSCLVSDVVVFNSVFNMDSFLSSISSFMKKIPDHRPRDLDLLIRPKCVVLHYPVQFPDVTRLLPKHKLLRSPAETSPADDIVTPQDEQLTPRPEQEDPHQSTSEPRTDQGPVSEDTEDQMKPLHIVWPHRWEHDKNPELFFSTLIKLKERGLHFHLSVLGETFTDPPEVFLEARRLLDCHILNWGFLSSKDDYLQVLCQADVVVSTAKHEFFGVAIRVSVLHTRAALQTAADPLQEAGRRSQTRRQGGHLLLLLDLS; encoded by the exons AGCTCTCAGGCCGCCAGCGTCCTGCTGGTGGAGGCGTTTCACGGCGGCTctcacaaacagctgatcgacctgctgaaagaaaacatcgACCGCTGCGCCGTCTTCACGCTGCCTGCCAAGAAATGGCACTGGAGGGCGAGAACGGCGGCGCTGCACTTCAGCCAGACCATCCCCACCTCCCCGTCATACAG agTCCTCTTCACCTCTTCGGTCCTGAACCTGTGTGAGCTGGTGGCTCTCAGACCAGATCTGGCCTGTCTGAAGAAGGTTCTGTACTTCCACGAGAACCAGCTGGTTTATCCAGTCCGCAAAGACCAGGAGAGAGATTTCCAGTATGGATATAACCAGGTCCTCTCATG CCTGGTGTCGGACGTGGTGGTGTTTAACTCCGTCTTCAACATGgactccttcctgtcctccatctcctcatTTATGAAGAAGATCCCAGACCACAGACCCAGAGACCTAGACCTGCTGATCCGGCCTAAGTGTGTGGTCCTGCACTACCCGGTCCAGTTCCCTGATGTCACCAG GCTGCTGCCCAAACACAAACTCCTCCGCAGTCCTGCAGAGACGTCTCCTGCTGATGACATCGTCACTCCTCAGGACGAGCAGCTGACGCCACG GCCTGAGCAGGAGGAtccacatcagtccacttcAGAACCCAGAACAGACCAGGGACCAGTGAGCGAGGACACCGAAGACCAGATGAAGCCTCTGCACATTGTGTGGCCTCACAGGTG ggAACACGATAAAAACCCTGAGCTCTTCTTCTCCACTCTGATCAAACTGAAGGAGCGAGGACTCCACTTTCACCTGTCGGTGCTCGGAGAGACTTTCACTGATCCTccag AGGTCTTTCTGGAGGCCAGACGTCTGTTGGACTGTCACATCCTGAACTGGGGTTTCCTGTCCAGTAAAGACGATTACCTACAGGTGTTGTGTCAGGCTGATGTGGTCGTCTCCACCGCCAAACACGAGTTCTTCGGAGTCGCCAT CAGAGTATCTGTACTCCACACCCGAGCAGCTCTGCAAACGGCTGCAGACCCTCTGCAGGAGGCCGGACGTCGCTCGCAAACACGTCGTCAAG GTGgacacctcctccttctcctggaCCTCTCTTAA